Genomic DNA from Actinomycetes bacterium:
AGCCGCCCGGATCTTCTTGACGGAGCCGAGTTGGCGGAGCAGGGCTTTGCGCTTAGCCGGGCCGAGTCCCGGAATACCATCCAGCGCGCTGACTCGAGCGCGAGCCATGCGACGGTTGCGGTGCCCGGCAATCGCAAACCGATGCGCTTCGTCGCGCAGATGCTGCAACAAATGCAGCGCCTCGCTGGAGCGAGACAGGATCACTGGCTCTTTGGATCCAGGCAGCCAGATTTCCTCTAACCGTTTCGCTAGGCCGCACACTGCGATGTCGTCGATACCGAGTTCTTCGAGCGCTCGTTGCGCGGCAGCAGCTTGGGCGCCTGCCCCGTCCACTACAACTAGCTGTGGTGGGTAGGCGAAGCTACGGCGTTTGGTCGGTCCGGACGATTCATCGGACAGATCGAGTTCAATGTCACTAGCCTCCGCCCGTTCGCTCAGGTAGCGGCGAAACCGGCGAGTCAGCACTTCAGCCAGGGCCGCAGTGTCGGAGGAGGCGTTGTCGCTAGACACCGTGAATCGTCGGTAGTCCGATGTCCGCGGCACACCATCTTCGAACACCACCATCGAGCCGACGGTGTCTTGCCCCTGCAGCGTGGAAATGTCGTAGCCCTCTAGCCGCAACGGCGCACTCGCCAAACCCAAGGCCTGCTGCAGATCTTCCAGGGCCCGCGCCCGAGCGGTGAGGTCGCCTACCCGGCGACGCTTGTGAAGATTCAATGACTGCGCTGCATTGCGTTCCACTGTTTCCATCAGCGCCCGCTTCGCACCGCGGCGAGGCTGGCGGATACGAACTTTGGCGCCACGGCGCTTACGTAGCCAACTCATCAGGCTGGCTTCCCCCGGCGGCACATGAGTCACCAGGATTTCCGTGGGGATATCCGCCTCCTCAGCATCCCCGTACTGCCGCAGTAGTGCCTGCTCCATGAGTTCGCTGTCGTCAAGGTCCAAGGTGCGATCCAAAATCAGGCCGCGCTGGCCAGTGATCCGGCCGCCTCGGACGTGGAAGATCTGCACCGCACCTTGCAGTTCATCGGCAACTAGCGCAAACAAATCAGCCTCAGTCCGCTCCGGCAACACCACTGCATTGCGCTCCAGCGCTCGCTTCATCGCGAAATAGTCATCCCGCAGCCGAGCAGCTGTCTCATAGTCCTGATCGGCAGCGGAACGCTTCATGCCACGCTCGATGTCCTTCATCATCGATTCGCCACCACCGGCAACGAACGCCGCGAACCCGTTCACGATCTCGCGGTGCTCCTCCGGTGTTACCTGGCCGACACACGGCGCACTGCATTTGCCGATATGGCCCAGTAGGCAGGGCCGCTGGGCAGCGGCAGCTCGACGGAACACCCCTTTGCTGCAGGTGCGCACCGGGAACACCCGCAGCAACTGATCCACGGTCTCCCGGATCGCCCAGGCATGAGAGTAGGGACCGAAATAGCGCACTCCTTTGCGCTTGGCCCCTCGCATCACCGTCACCCGCGGGAACTCTTCAGCCATGGTGATCGCCAAGAACGGATAGGACTTGTCATCGGTGTATTTGACGTTGAACCGCGGTTCGAACTCCTTGATCCAACTGAACTCCAGCTGCAGCGCTTCTACCTCGGTGCTGACGACTGTCCAATCCACGTCAGCTGCTGCCGCCACCATGGCTGCGGTCCGTCGGTGCATCCCCGCTGGGTCACCAAAGTAGCTGTTCAGCCGCGATCGCAGGTTGCGGGCCTTGCCCACGTACAGAACTTGCCCGTGCTCATCCAGAAACCGATAGACGCCTGGCTCAACCGGAATTGATCCGGTTTCCGGACGAAAGCGGCGGGCGGAATTTCCGGAAACCGACATTTCTCCAGCCTATCGGTCGCTCACGACACCGGAAAATTACTACCGTGAGCAAGATCACCACGACACGCAGTTGAAGGTTCTGCGAAACCAGTCACGCTGTCGATTATGGTTTTGCGTTTTCGAACTCGGCGATTTGCCGCGTCCGCTGCTGCCGCCACGATGGCGGTGAGCGCGATGACGGCTGCCGTGGGAGTTGCTCCCCCGGCGGCGGCCGCGACCAAAGCCGAAAAACGCCAATGGGCCAAAACCCGGGTCTACGTCCAAGGCGACTCACTGACCGTAGGGTCGGCAGCGCCGCTGCGTTCGCAGTTAAGTGGCAAGGTTCGCCGCACCACGGTGGATGCGGCCATCGGCCGCCACACCACCACCGGTCTCGCTCGAATGGCGAAAGATCCGCGCGCACGTAGGTCCCAGGTATGGGTTGTTGCGCTGGGCACTAATGATGCCCCCGATCCCGGCGCCATCCGCAATCACGTCCGCCGCTCGCTG
This window encodes:
- the uvrC gene encoding excinuclease ABC subunit UvrC; its protein translation is MSVSGNSARRFRPETGSIPVEPGVYRFLDEHGQVLYVGKARNLRSRLNSYFGDPAGMHRRTAAMVAAAADVDWTVVSTEVEALQLEFSWIKEFEPRFNVKYTDDKSYPFLAITMAEEFPRVTVMRGAKRKGVRYFGPYSHAWAIRETVDQLLRVFPVRTCSKGVFRRAAAAQRPCLLGHIGKCSAPCVGQVTPEEHREIVNGFAAFVAGGGESMMKDIERGMKRSAADQDYETAARLRDDYFAMKRALERNAVVLPERTEADLFALVADELQGAVQIFHVRGGRITGQRGLILDRTLDLDDSELMEQALLRQYGDAEEADIPTEILVTHVPPGEASLMSWLRKRRGAKVRIRQPRRGAKRALMETVERNAAQSLNLHKRRRVGDLTARARALEDLQQALGLASAPLRLEGYDISTLQGQDTVGSMVVFEDGVPRTSDYRRFTVSSDNASSDTAALAEVLTRRFRRYLSERAEASDIELDLSDESSGPTKRRSFAYPPQLVVVDGAGAQAAAAQRALEELGIDDIAVCGLAKRLEEIWLPGSKEPVILSRSSEALHLLQHLRDEAHRFAIAGHRNRRMARARVSALDGIPGLGPAKRKALLRQLGSVKKIRAASAAELAEVPGIGPILAESILAHLHSDSEQPTPAANLSTGEIIDPNPQETDGTQS